Proteins encoded within one genomic window of Lysinibacillus sphaericus:
- the plsX gene encoding phosphate acyltransferase PlsX: MKLALDGMGGDNAPKSVVEGALLALEQIPNLEIQLYGQQEKLDPYLKMHDRLTVIHCEEVVEGTDDPARAVRRKKDSSMARMMDAVEEGKADACLSAGNTGALMAGGLFKVGRIEGIARPALATTLPTLDGKGFLMLDLGANADARPEHLLQYAIMGDIYAKKVGGLQKPRIGLLNIGTEDKKGNDLTKAAFALLKEADLNFIGNVEARDLLDGVADVVVTDGFTGNMVLKSIEGTAGALFTMLKEAFMSSTKTKISAMLMKNNLRDLKNKMDYTEYGGAGLFGLQAPVIKAHGSSNAKAIYSAIRQANTMVEHTVISTITDTVRHLEID; encoded by the coding sequence ATGAAATTAGCACTTGATGGAATGGGTGGCGACAATGCACCAAAGTCAGTAGTGGAAGGTGCATTATTAGCATTAGAACAAATTCCAAATTTGGAAATTCAGTTATATGGACAGCAAGAAAAGCTTGACCCTTATTTGAAAATGCATGACCGCTTAACGGTTATTCATTGTGAAGAAGTGGTCGAGGGCACAGATGACCCTGCACGTGCTGTACGACGTAAAAAAGATTCATCGATGGCACGCATGATGGATGCAGTGGAAGAAGGGAAGGCAGATGCCTGTCTTTCGGCGGGAAATACAGGTGCATTAATGGCAGGTGGTTTGTTTAAGGTAGGGCGTATTGAAGGTATTGCTCGACCTGCATTAGCTACGACATTACCGACACTTGATGGCAAAGGATTTTTAATGCTCGATTTAGGAGCGAATGCAGATGCCCGACCAGAACATTTACTGCAATATGCGATTATGGGTGATATATACGCCAAAAAGGTAGGCGGTTTACAAAAGCCACGTATTGGTCTTTTAAATATCGGAACTGAAGATAAAAAAGGCAATGATTTAACGAAAGCTGCTTTTGCCTTATTAAAAGAAGCGGACTTGAATTTTATCGGCAACGTTGAGGCGCGTGATTTACTTGATGGGGTAGCAGACGTCGTTGTGACAGATGGATTTACAGGCAATATGGTGCTGAAGTCAATAGAAGGAACAGCGGGTGCGTTGTTTACAATGCTAAAAGAGGCATTTATGTCTTCTACCAAAACGAAAATTTCAGCAATGTTAATGAAAAATAATTTACGTGACTTAAAAAATAAAATGGACTATACAGAGTATGGCGGTGCAGGTTTGTTTGGGTTACAAGCACCTGTAATTAAAGCGCATGGATCATCCAATGCGAAAGCAATCTATAGTGCAATCCGTCAAGCCAATACGATGGTAGAGCATACAGTGATATCAAC
- the fapR gene encoding transcription factor FapR, translating to MRRTKKERQRLLSETIAENPFVTDEQLASEFQVSVQTIRLDRMELAIPELRERIKDVASKTYENEVKSLPIDEVIGEIIDIELDNRALSIFDVKDEHVFQRNGIARGHHLFAQANSLAVAVIDDELALTVHSNITFVKPVKAGNRVITKAVVVGRDDERHRTKVEIVSTVNGETVLVGEFDMYRTKGKGEQE from the coding sequence TTGAGACGAACGAAAAAAGAGCGACAGCGATTATTATCTGAAACGATTGCGGAAAATCCATTCGTCACAGATGAACAACTCGCGTCGGAATTTCAGGTAAGTGTTCAAACCATTCGATTGGATCGTATGGAATTAGCAATTCCCGAATTGCGTGAACGAATTAAAGATGTGGCTTCGAAAACTTATGAAAATGAAGTGAAATCGTTACCGATTGACGAAGTAATCGGTGAAATTATTGATATAGAATTAGACAATCGTGCATTATCAATTTTTGACGTAAAAGATGAGCACGTTTTTCAGCGCAATGGCATTGCTCGTGGACATCATTTATTTGCACAAGCAAACTCATTAGCTGTAGCGGTAATTGATGATGAGCTTGCATTAACAGTGCACTCCAATATTACATTTGTGAAACCTGTAAAAGCCGGAAATCGTGTTATTACTAAGGCGGTCGTTGTTGGAAGAGATGATGAACGCCATCGTACAAAAGTAGAAATTGTATCTACTGTAAATGGTGAAACAGTTTTGGTTGGTGAATTCGATATGTACCGCACGAAAGGTAAAGGTGAACAAGAATGA
- the recG gene encoding ATP-dependent DNA helicase RecG: MTELSSPVSELKGVGKETAAHLETLGIETVNDILWTFPHRHEDFRLKDLAQTPHNERVTVECKVEREPTVLFLGRNKSRLQVTVLAGRHLVKVVFFNQNYLKQKLIPGTIVTVTGKWDRGRQVINGTTVTFGPKIDQVDFEPVYSLRGLIPQKRFRKYMRQVLDDFGAVLPDAIPQHLQDAYKLVSIRDGLEGIHFPQNAEHAKQARRRFAYEELLNFQLRIQALRKIRKDTEHGTIIQFDLQKLRAFIASLPYELTGAQKRVVNEICKDLKAPHRMNRLLQGDVGSGKTVVAAICLYAAVTAGFQGALMAPTEILAEQHAENLVAWFEPFGVRVALLSGSTKTKERRLLLAALADGEIDIVIGTHALIQPDVLFKRLGFVITDEQHRFGVEQRRILRDKGENPDVLFMTATPIPRTLAITAFGEMDVSLIDEMPAGRKEIETHWMKKEQLGSVLAKLELELTAGRQAYAICPLIEESDKLDVQNAVEIYEQLASYFTGRFKVGLMHGRLPADEKDAIMRGFSEGDIHVLVSTTVVEVGVNVPNATFMVVYDAERFGLAQLHQLRGRVGRGEHQSYCILIADPKSDEGKERMQSMTETNDGFRLAEKDLELRGPGDFFGRKQSGLPDFKVADLVHDYRTLETARKDATEMIDTDAFWHDEMYRYLREMLQQSGVLQGERFD, encoded by the coding sequence GTGACTGAATTAAGCAGTCCTGTCTCCGAATTAAAAGGAGTCGGGAAAGAAACCGCAGCACACTTAGAAACATTGGGTATCGAGACGGTAAACGATATTTTATGGACCTTTCCACATCGGCATGAGGATTTCCGTTTAAAGGATTTAGCGCAAACACCACATAATGAGCGAGTTACCGTTGAATGTAAAGTAGAACGTGAGCCGACTGTGTTGTTTTTAGGACGCAACAAATCTCGCTTGCAAGTAACCGTGCTTGCGGGGCGCCATTTAGTAAAAGTCGTATTTTTCAATCAAAACTATTTAAAGCAAAAGCTTATACCAGGTACTATTGTGACAGTGACGGGCAAATGGGATAGAGGTAGACAAGTTATTAATGGCACCACTGTCACTTTTGGACCGAAAATCGACCAAGTAGACTTTGAACCTGTCTATAGCTTGAGAGGTTTAATTCCACAAAAACGGTTTCGTAAATATATGCGACAGGTGTTAGATGACTTTGGTGCGGTATTACCAGATGCGATTCCACAGCATTTGCAGGATGCCTATAAATTAGTGTCAATACGCGATGGGTTGGAAGGTATTCATTTTCCACAAAATGCTGAGCATGCGAAACAAGCTAGAAGACGCTTTGCTTATGAAGAGTTATTAAACTTTCAGCTCCGTATTCAAGCATTACGTAAAATACGTAAGGATACTGAACACGGTACGATTATACAGTTCGACTTGCAAAAACTACGGGCATTTATTGCTTCATTGCCGTACGAGTTAACAGGTGCTCAAAAGCGTGTTGTCAATGAAATATGTAAAGATTTAAAAGCACCGCATCGCATGAATCGTTTGCTACAAGGCGATGTTGGGTCGGGAAAAACAGTTGTGGCAGCTATTTGCTTATATGCTGCTGTGACAGCTGGATTTCAAGGGGCGCTAATGGCACCGACGGAAATATTAGCAGAGCAACATGCTGAAAACTTAGTTGCTTGGTTTGAGCCATTTGGTGTACGTGTCGCGTTATTATCAGGCTCAACGAAAACGAAGGAGCGCCGTCTACTATTAGCCGCACTGGCTGATGGAGAAATTGATATTGTTATAGGCACCCACGCTCTGATCCAACCTGATGTTCTCTTCAAGAGACTGGGCTTTGTTATAACGGACGAACAGCATCGCTTTGGTGTGGAGCAACGTAGAATTTTACGTGATAAAGGAGAAAACCCTGATGTGCTCTTTATGACGGCTACGCCTATCCCACGAACACTGGCGATTACAGCGTTTGGTGAAATGGACGTCTCGTTAATTGATGAAATGCCGGCAGGGCGTAAAGAAATTGAAACCCATTGGATGAAAAAAGAACAATTGGGTTCCGTGTTAGCTAAACTAGAGTTAGAGCTGACAGCAGGTAGACAAGCATATGCCATTTGTCCTTTGATTGAAGAGTCGGATAAACTGGATGTTCAAAATGCCGTAGAGATTTATGAGCAACTCGCATCGTATTTTACTGGACGCTTTAAAGTTGGGTTAATGCATGGTCGCTTACCAGCAGATGAAAAAGATGCGATAATGCGAGGCTTTAGCGAGGGTGATATTCACGTCTTAGTATCTACGACTGTTGTTGAAGTCGGCGTAAATGTGCCCAATGCAACGTTTATGGTAGTCTACGATGCGGAACGTTTTGGCTTAGCGCAGCTACATCAGCTCCGCGGTCGTGTAGGACGTGGTGAGCATCAATCCTATTGTATATTAATTGCTGATCCAAAATCGGATGAGGGTAAAGAGCGAATGCAGTCTATGACCGAAACAAATGATGGTTTCCGACTAGCTGAAAAAGATTTAGAGCTTCGTGGACCAGGAGACTTTTTCGGCCGTAAGCAAAGCGGCTTGCCTGATTTTAAAGTAGCCGATTTAGTACATGATTATAGAACCCTGGAGACGGCACGAAAAGATGCAACAGAAATGATTGATACAGATGCATTTTGGCATGATGAGATGTATCGATATTTGCGTGAAATGCTACAACAGTCTGGCGTCCTTCAAGGCGAACGATTTGATTAA
- the sdaAA gene encoding L-serine ammonia-lyase, iron-sulfur-dependent, subunit alpha, with product MDVLFHNVRELVERAEREEKQISELMIEQEILISGRTREEIMQQMDQNLTVMEEAVERGLQGVKSVTGLTGGDAVLLQNYIAQGKSLSGDLLLDAVSKAVATNEVNAAMGTICATPTAGSAGVVPGTLFAVKNKLNPTREQMIRYLFTSGAFGFVVANNASISGAAGGCQAEVGSAAGMAAAAIVEMAGGTPQQCAEAFAITLKNMLGLVCDPVAGLVEVPCVKRNAMGAANSLVAADMALAGVTSRIPCDEVIGAMYRIGQSMSPNLKETARGGLAATPTGKAISNAILNNGDLQSILKARITIE from the coding sequence ATGGATGTATTATTTCATAATGTCCGTGAGCTTGTAGAACGAGCAGAGCGTGAAGAAAAGCAAATTTCTGAGCTAATGATTGAACAAGAAATACTAATAAGTGGTCGAACACGCGAAGAAATTATGCAACAAATGGATCAAAACTTAACAGTGATGGAAGAAGCGGTTGAACGAGGCTTACAAGGAGTAAAGTCTGTTACAGGTTTAACTGGTGGTGATGCTGTCCTACTTCAAAATTATATTGCACAAGGCAAATCGCTTTCTGGAGATTTATTATTGGATGCGGTCAGTAAAGCAGTTGCTACGAATGAAGTAAATGCTGCCATGGGCACAATTTGTGCAACACCTACAGCCGGTTCTGCGGGAGTAGTGCCAGGCACTTTATTTGCAGTAAAAAATAAGCTAAACCCAACGCGTGAGCAAATGATTCGCTATTTATTTACTTCGGGCGCCTTTGGTTTTGTGGTAGCAAACAATGCTTCTATCTCGGGTGCTGCAGGCGGCTGTCAGGCTGAAGTTGGTTCGGCAGCCGGTATGGCGGCGGCGGCAATAGTGGAAATGGCAGGAGGGACACCTCAACAATGTGCAGAAGCATTTGCTATTACGCTGAAAAATATGCTAGGTCTCGTTTGTGATCCAGTAGCGGGTTTAGTCGAAGTGCCTTGTGTTAAACGTAATGCAATGGGGGCAGCGAATTCGCTTGTAGCAGCAGATATGGCTTTAGCAGGTGTTACGAGTCGTATCCCATGTGATGAAGTCATTGGAGCGATGTATCGCATCGGTCAGTCAATGAGCCCGAACTTGAAAGAAACAGCGCGTGGTGGACTAGCGGCGACGCCAACAGGCAAAGCAATTAGCAATGCGATTCTTAATAATGGCGATTTACAAAGCATACTAAAAGCAAGAATCACAATAGAGTAG
- the sdaAB gene encoding L-serine ammonia-lyase, iron-sulfur-dependent subunit beta: protein MKFTSVFDIIGPVMIGPSSSHTAGAARIGRVARDLFGRQPKWVKIHLYGSFAETYRGHGTDVAIIGGLLDFDTFDERIKTAFEHAEKAGMQYEFIPETANTEHPNTARLVFGDDDGEMSIVGISIGGGKIEVSEVNGFKLRLTGGMPAILVVHDDRAGCIANVANCLAMHNVNIGHMEVSRIERGLTALMVIEIDQNIEDKVLQQISLIPHITKVSKINN, encoded by the coding sequence ATGAAATTTACATCGGTTTTTGATATTATTGGACCTGTTATGATTGGTCCATCTTCTTCTCATACAGCAGGTGCAGCGCGTATTGGCCGTGTTGCAAGAGATTTATTTGGCAGACAGCCGAAATGGGTGAAAATCCACCTATATGGTTCGTTTGCAGAAACATACAGAGGGCATGGGACAGATGTAGCAATAATTGGTGGTTTATTAGATTTTGATACATTTGATGAGCGAATTAAAACGGCTTTTGAGCATGCAGAAAAAGCTGGCATGCAATATGAATTTATTCCTGAAACAGCTAATACAGAGCATCCGAATACAGCGAGATTGGTATTTGGTGACGATGATGGCGAAATGTCAATTGTCGGTATTTCAATTGGCGGGGGAAAAATTGAAGTAAGCGAGGTCAATGGCTTCAAGCTTCGCTTAACGGGTGGCATGCCTGCTATTCTTGTTGTACATGATGACCGCGCGGGCTGTATTGCCAATGTGGCAAATTGCTTAGCAATGCATAATGTCAATATTGGCCATATGGAAGTTTCACGTATCGAACGTGGCTTAACGGCTTTAATGGTGATTGAGATCGATCAAAATATTGAGGACAAAGTACTTCAACAAATTTCATTAATACCACATATTACAAAAGTATCGAAAATTAATAACTAA
- a CDS encoding DAK2 domain-containing protein gives MQSLDGLKFAEMVQMGAHHLFQNANYVDSLNVFPVPDGDTGTNMNLSMTSGAKETELQASEHIGKTAQALSKGLLMGARGNSGVILSQLFRGFGKFVEKEATINAKAFAGAFQAGVDTAYKAVMKPVEGTILTVAREAAKKGVEVAESENDIIAVMEAFTAEAKASLERTPDLLPVLKEVGVVDSGGQGLLFVYEGFLASLKGEPLPKKNDATLDDLINAEHHRAQDFMNTADIEFGYCTEIMVRFEEDKEPFSEEQFRNELNPLGDSLLVISDEEIAKVHIHSEQPGAVLAMGQKYGSLIKIKVDNMREQHSAIVGEDHKASAPAPAKKAEKHPYAIVTIAMGEGVAELLRSIGASYVIEGGQTMNPSTEDIVKAVQEIGAEKVLILPNNKNIVMAAEQAVELLGIEAAVVATKTIPQGMAAILSFNPEATVETNQKAMTEAFAHVKTGQVTYAVRDTSIDGVEIHKDDFMALAEGKIVLSTPALKDAAEKVITDLVDANTEIVTIIYGEDTSEEKASELIQFIEENYPDVEVELFNGKQGLYPYIISVE, from the coding sequence ATGCAGTCTTTAGACGGATTAAAATTTGCTGAAATGGTGCAAATGGGTGCTCATCACCTATTCCAAAATGCAAATTATGTAGATTCTTTAAATGTATTCCCAGTACCAGATGGGGATACAGGGACAAACATGAACTTATCGATGACATCTGGTGCTAAGGAAACCGAACTTCAAGCGTCAGAACATATTGGGAAAACGGCACAAGCGTTATCAAAAGGATTGCTTATGGGTGCACGTGGGAATTCAGGTGTAATCTTATCGCAACTATTCCGAGGTTTCGGTAAATTTGTAGAAAAAGAAGCAACAATTAATGCAAAAGCATTTGCTGGTGCCTTCCAAGCTGGTGTCGATACAGCTTATAAAGCAGTAATGAAACCAGTTGAGGGAACAATCTTAACTGTTGCACGAGAAGCGGCTAAAAAAGGTGTAGAAGTTGCTGAAAGTGAAAACGATATCATTGCTGTTATGGAAGCATTTACGGCGGAAGCAAAGGCTTCACTAGAGCGCACACCAGACCTGTTACCGGTGTTAAAAGAAGTAGGCGTCGTGGATAGTGGTGGTCAAGGATTACTATTTGTCTACGAAGGTTTTTTAGCCTCTTTAAAAGGCGAGCCACTTCCAAAGAAAAATGATGCAACATTAGATGATTTAATTAATGCCGAACATCATAGAGCCCAAGACTTTATGAATACTGCAGATATTGAATTTGGCTATTGTACGGAAATTATGGTTCGTTTTGAAGAGGATAAAGAGCCATTCAGTGAGGAACAATTCCGTAATGAATTAAACCCATTAGGTGACTCGTTGCTTGTTATTTCAGATGAAGAAATTGCGAAAGTGCATATTCATTCTGAGCAACCGGGCGCTGTTTTAGCGATGGGGCAAAAATATGGTAGTCTTATTAAAATCAAAGTTGATAATATGCGTGAGCAACATTCCGCTATCGTTGGCGAGGATCACAAAGCATCTGCACCAGCTCCAGCGAAAAAAGCTGAAAAGCATCCTTATGCGATTGTTACGATTGCAATGGGAGAAGGTGTGGCTGAATTACTACGCTCGATTGGTGCTTCTTATGTGATTGAGGGCGGACAAACGATGAACCCTTCAACTGAAGATATTGTGAAAGCTGTACAGGAAATTGGTGCTGAAAAAGTACTTATTTTACCAAACAACAAAAATATAGTAATGGCAGCTGAGCAAGCTGTAGAGTTATTGGGTATTGAAGCTGCAGTTGTGGCAACAAAAACAATTCCTCAAGGGATGGCAGCCATTCTTTCATTTAATCCAGAAGCGACAGTTGAAACAAACCAAAAAGCGATGACAGAAGCATTTGCTCATGTAAAAACAGGGCAAGTCACTTATGCAGTGCGTGATACGTCGATTGATGGCGTAGAAATTCATAAAGACGATTTTATGGCGCTTGCTGAAGGGAAAATTGTGCTCTCTACACCAGCGTTAAAAGACGCTGCTGAGAAAGTTATTACAGATTTAGTAGATGCAAATACGGAAATCGTAACAATTATTTATGGCGAAGATACGTCTGAAGAAAAAGCCTCTGAATTAATCCAATTTATCGAAGAAAACTATCCAGATGTCGAAGTGGAGTTATTTAATGGTAAACAAGGATTATATCCATATATTATTTCGGTAGAATAA
- a CDS encoding Asp23/Gls24 family envelope stress response protein, whose product MSIELNNEFGQIDISTDVLAQIAGGAAIECYGIVGMASKHQIRDGLTDILRKENFAKGVVIRQQEEDLHIDMYIIVSYGTKISEVAYQVQSKVKYTVDKTLGMSVKSVNIFVQGVRVANE is encoded by the coding sequence ATGTCAATTGAATTAAATAATGAATTCGGCCAAATTGATATTTCAACAGATGTACTTGCACAAATTGCTGGTGGCGCTGCTATAGAATGCTACGGTATTGTTGGCATGGCATCTAAACATCAAATTCGTGATGGTCTAACTGATATTTTACGTAAAGAGAACTTTGCAAAAGGTGTTGTAATTCGACAACAAGAAGAAGATTTACATATTGATATGTATATTATTGTTAGTTACGGGACTAAAATTTCGGAAGTTGCTTATCAAGTACAGTCGAAAGTGAAATATACAGTGGATAAAACATTAGGTATGAGCGTTAAATCTGTCAATATCTTTGTGCAGGGCGTTCGTGTAGCGAATGAGTAA